A genomic window from Pecten maximus chromosome 4, xPecMax1.1, whole genome shotgun sequence includes:
- the LOC117325724 gene encoding LOW QUALITY PROTEIN: choline transporter-like protein 1 (The sequence of the model RefSeq protein was modified relative to this genomic sequence to represent the inferred CDS: deleted 1 base in 1 codon) codes for MACCCTSADNKVRPFKDKEESLDDGPNKDRQCRDIIFLLIFIAFMCGMVGIACLGIVRGDPYRLIYGVDSWGNTCNRNNDPITGAIHSGKDMTDMKKSFYFDQMYFASYIPNGPVLQEKKYLRTCVKSCPGQLLQFESSFNDYYNTTGNNLCRHGVVPYEDVRDKCPSLPITPHVSLFHRCIPKNIADIAAAMAKSFTNVLGSVSLGDGIPQKILSDLNTAWKEILYLCGIAFATSLLIVMMMWLLAAIIIWTMIIAVCAFTLGVSAYSWYSYYGLYKDYNALTAAEQTEAAEQKVQTWLIYSGIASVITAIVLLLLFIMRKRIALVVQLFEEAGKAIKAMPLLLLQPMWTLLALLGVVTGLAAVAAYIETSGIPVVDDTNSTVTFQFEEHWNYVRWYHLFGLLWTSAFVIACQDMVIAGAVSIWFFTRNKNKLGMPICSSIKRLIRYHLGSIAFGSFIIALVRLLRLILGYIQRKLKGRVGKVAEFLMKMLQCCLWCFEKCLAFLNRNAYIEIAIYGYSFCASARKALMVLLANALRVAAINSIGDFILFLGKISCVCIVAVAGNEFLKHRDDINYAWAPISVACAFAFAISHCFILVYEITIDTIFLCFCEDCEMNDGVTKPFYMSKDLMVYLEKSKQEAAREVKKKKTTEKTTV; via the exons ATGGCGTGTTGCTGTACTTCTGCTGATAATAAGGTTAGACCATTCAAG GATAAGGAAGAATCCTTGGATGATGGACCTAATAAGGACAGACAATGTCGGGATATCATCTTTCTTCTCATCTTTATAGCATTTATGTGTGGAATG GTAGGAATTGCATGTCTAGGAATAGTCCGAGGAGAT CCCTATCGACTTATCTATGGTGTGGACAGCTGGGGTAACACATGTAACCGTAACAATGACCCCATTACAGGTGCCATTCATTCCGGGAAGGATATGACTGACATGAA GAAGTCCTTTTACTTCGACCAAATGTATTTTGCAAGTTATATTCCAAACGGCCCTGTATTACAAGAGAAGAAATACTTGAGGACTTGTGTGAAAAGCTGTCCTGGTCAACTCCTGCAGTTTGAGTCTAGTTTCAATGATTACTATAACACAACTGGAAACAACTTGTGTCGCCATGGTGTCGTTCCCTATGAAGATGTGAGAGACAAATGTCCATCATTACCCATAACACCACA TGTGAGCCTTTTTCACCGCTGTATACCAAAAAATATTGCTGACATAGCAGCTGCAATGGCAAAGTCATTTACCAATGTCCTTGGTAGTGTCAGCCTTGGAGATGGCATTCCTCAG AAAATCCTGTCTGATCTGAATACAGCATGGAAAGAAATACTTTATCTGTGTGGGATAGCATTTG CCACATCCTTGCTGATTGTCATGATGATGTGGCTCCTGGCAGCTATAATCATCTGGACTATGATCATTGCTGTTTGTGCCTTCACACTGGGTGTTAGTGCCTACTCTTG GTACTCCTACTATGGCTTGTATAAGGATTATAATGCACTTACAGCAGCTGAACAGACAGAAGCAGCTGAGCAGAAAGTACAGACATGGCTTATATACTCGGGCATAGCCTCTGTGATCACG GCTATTGTTCTGCTGCTTTTGTTTATTATGAGGAAGAGGATTGCTTTG GTTGTGCAGTTGTTTGAGGAAGCTGGGAAAGCTATCAAAGCTATGCCATTACTCCTTCTTCAGCCAATGTGG ACACTGCTGGCATTATTAGGGGTAGTTACCGGCTTGGCTGCTGTGGCTGCCTACATAGAAACCTCAG GTATACCAGTAGTGGATGACACCAATAGTACTGTCACCTTCCAGTTTGAGGAACATTGGAAT TATGTGCGATGGTACCACTTGTTTGGACTGCTCTGGACATCTGCATTTGTGATAGCCTGTCAAGACATGGTGATTGCTGGGGCTGTTTCAATATGGTTTTTTACTCG AAACAAGAACAAGCTTGGTATGCCAATATGTTCATCAATTAAACGTCTCATAAG ATACCACCTAGGGTCCATTGCATTTGGGTCATTTATAATAGCCTTAGTGAGATTACTCCGGCTCATCCTGGGATATATTCAACGAAA ACTTAAAGGTCGAGTGGGAAAAGTGGCagaatttttaatgaaaatgctGCAATGTTGTCTCTGGTGCTTTGAGAAATGCCTTGCCTTCCTCAACAGAAACGCATACATAGAAATAG CTATCTATGGGTACAGCTTTTGTGCATCTGCCCGGAAAGCTTTAATGGTTCTCCTAGCTAATGCCTTGCGAGTAGCAGCCATCAACTCCATCGGTGACTTCATTCTCTTCCTTGGCAAGATCAGTTGTGTGTGTATAGTGGCTGTTGCTGGAAACGAGTTCCTCAAG CATCGAGATGACATCAACTATGCCTGGGCTCCCATATCAGTAGCCTGTGCATTTGCCTTTGCAATATCGCATTGCTTCATCTTAGTTTATGAG ATAACTATTGACACCATCTTCCTGTGTTTCTGTGAAGACTGTGAAATGAATGATGGAGTCACCAAACCATTCTACATGAGCAAGGATCTTATG GTGTATTTGGAGA